The following proteins are encoded in a genomic region of Nitrospirota bacterium:
- a CDS encoding peptidylprolyl isomerase has translation MRGPHAIIKTKYGEIEIRFFPDLAPKHVENFVKLAKSGFYDGTIFHRVIPGFMIQGGDPLTKDTKNKDRYGTGDPGYKLKAEFNDTPHKRGIVSMARGPEPDTAGSQFFIVVEDSLFLDRKYTAFGEVVKGIGVADKIVNEPRDAKDNPVNRIEMKVVIVE, from the coding sequence GTGAGGGGCCCGCACGCGATCATCAAGACCAAATACGGGGAAATAGAGATCAGATTTTTCCCCGATCTGGCCCCCAAGCACGTGGAGAACTTCGTCAAGCTGGCGAAATCCGGCTTCTACGACGGGACGATTTTCCATCGGGTCATCCCGGGTTTCATGATTCAAGGCGGGGATCCCCTGACCAAGGACACGAAGAACAAGGACCGATACGGGACCGGCGACCCAGGCTATAAACTCAAGGCGGAGTTCAACGACACCCCCCACAAGCGCGGGATCGTCTCGATGGCCCGCGGCCCCGAGCCGGACACCGCCGGCTCTCAGTTCTTCATCGTGGTCGAGGACTCGCTGTTCCTGGACCGTAAGTACACCGCGTTCGGAGAAGTGGTGAAGGGCATCGGGGTGGCGGACAAGATCGTCAACGAACCCCGGGACGCCAAGGACAATCCGGTCAACCGGATCGAAATGAAAGTGGTGATCGTCGAATAA
- the rnc gene encoding ribonuclease III — translation MARPSVHDAQRAIGYQFRQPQLLDEALTHKSHVNETKSKERRHNERLEFLGDAVLSLIVSDHLAVTCPDAPEGELSKLKARLVSEAALAAVARDLRLGALLRLGRGEELTQGREKNSLLANALEALIAAVYLDGGLEAARTFTLQAFAPALGQVRAGQGDLVGDYKTQLQEWCQKRFEALPQYVIVRESGPDHQKTFEVQVAVQGDVVGVGIGRTKKEAEQMAAKQALAEAAKREP, via the coding sequence ATGGCGCGCCCTTCGGTCCACGACGCGCAACGAGCCATCGGCTATCAGTTCCGCCAGCCGCAACTTCTCGACGAGGCCCTGACCCACAAGTCGCACGTCAACGAAACCAAGTCCAAGGAGCGGCGGCACAACGAGCGGCTGGAGTTTCTGGGCGACGCGGTGCTGTCGCTGATCGTCAGCGACCACCTGGCCGTCACCTGTCCCGACGCGCCGGAGGGAGAGCTCTCGAAGCTGAAGGCGCGGCTGGTGAGCGAAGCCGCGCTCGCCGCGGTGGCCCGTGATCTCCGGCTGGGAGCCCTGCTCCGGCTGGGACGTGGCGAAGAATTGACGCAGGGGCGCGAGAAGAACTCGCTCCTGGCCAACGCGCTCGAGGCGCTCATCGCGGCCGTCTATCTGGACGGAGGGCTGGAGGCCGCGCGAACGTTCACGTTGCAGGCCTTTGCCCCCGCGCTGGGCCAGGTCCGGGCCGGGCAGGGGGATCTCGTCGGCGACTACAAAACGCAGCTCCAGGAGTGGTGTCAGAAACGGTTCGAGGCGCTGCCCCAGTACGTGATCGTGCGGGAGTCCGGGCCGGACCACCAGAAGACCTTCGAAGTCCAGGTGGCGGTCCAAGGGGACGTGGTGGGCGTGGGCATCGGGCGGACCAAGAAAGAGGCGGAGCAGATGGCTGCCAAGCAGGCGCTCGCGGAAGCCGCGAAGCGTGAACCGTGA
- the hpnR gene encoding hopanoid C-3 methylase HpnR: MKFLAVHPSPLMYTKIYLRLEPLGLELVAEAARRAGHEIYLIDLQVESHKDFFKVLDRWKPDVVGFSCNYLANVPEIVDLAKAAKEKLPGSFVFVGGHSASFVAKEFLDHGAGAVDCVLRGEGEAAITKLLEAVRHDRKAVGQVPGVLMPDGAGMPPAFVENLDELRPARDLLRHRRKYFIGVLDPCASIEFTRGCPWDCSFCSAWTFYGRSYRRVSPEKVVEDLARIKEPGIFIVDDVAFIQAEHGMAIGEAIAKEGIKKQYYLETRGDVLLRNKEVFKFWKTLGMEYMFIGVEAIDEEGLKKHRKRISLGKNFEALEYARSLGITVAINLIADPGWDRERFEVIRQWCMEIPEIVNVSVNTPYPGTETWHTEASRINTRDYRLFDIQHAVMPTKLPLTEFYEELVKTQQVLNMKHLGWEALKGTVQIAAGHLLRGQTNFIKMLWKFNSVYNPELQLADHRMPVKYEMALPPPQQEKVDAKVIYIHQARGRQGRAIDDDTERFVDDTRMGASV; encoded by the coding sequence GTGAAGTTCCTGGCCGTCCACCCCAGCCCCTTGATGTACACGAAGATCTATCTCCGCCTGGAGCCGCTCGGGCTGGAGCTGGTTGCGGAGGCGGCCAGGCGGGCCGGACACGAGATCTATCTCATTGACCTGCAGGTGGAGAGCCACAAGGACTTCTTCAAGGTTCTGGATCGCTGGAAGCCGGACGTGGTCGGCTTCTCCTGCAACTATCTGGCGAACGTGCCGGAGATCGTCGACCTGGCCAAGGCGGCGAAGGAGAAGCTGCCCGGCAGCTTCGTGTTCGTGGGCGGGCACAGCGCCTCGTTCGTGGCCAAGGAGTTCCTGGACCACGGGGCCGGGGCGGTCGACTGCGTGCTCAGGGGCGAGGGCGAGGCGGCGATCACGAAGCTGCTGGAGGCGGTCCGGCACGACCGGAAAGCCGTCGGCCAGGTGCCGGGCGTCCTCATGCCCGACGGCGCCGGGATGCCGCCCGCCTTCGTCGAAAACCTGGACGAGCTGCGGCCGGCCCGCGACCTGCTGCGGCACCGGCGGAAGTACTTCATCGGCGTGCTCGACCCCTGCGCCTCGATCGAGTTCACCAGAGGCTGCCCCTGGGACTGCTCGTTCTGCAGCGCCTGGACCTTCTACGGCCGCAGCTACCGCCGCGTCAGCCCCGAGAAGGTCGTCGAGGATCTGGCGCGGATCAAGGAGCCGGGCATCTTCATCGTGGACGACGTGGCCTTCATCCAGGCCGAGCACGGGATGGCGATCGGGGAGGCCATCGCGAAGGAGGGGATCAAGAAGCAGTACTACCTGGAGACGCGGGGGGACGTGCTGCTCCGGAACAAGGAGGTCTTCAAGTTCTGGAAGACCCTCGGCATGGAGTACATGTTCATCGGCGTGGAGGCGATCGACGAGGAGGGCCTCAAGAAGCACCGGAAGCGGATCAGCCTCGGGAAGAACTTCGAGGCGCTGGAGTACGCCCGCTCGCTCGGCATCACGGTGGCGATCAACCTGATCGCCGACCCCGGCTGGGACAGGGAGCGGTTCGAGGTGATCCGCCAGTGGTGCATGGAGATCCCGGAGATCGTCAACGTCAGCGTGAACACCCCCTATCCGGGCACGGAGACCTGGCACACGGAGGCCAGCCGGATCAACACCCGCGACTACCGGCTCTTCGACATCCAGCACGCGGTGATGCCGACCAAGCTCCCGCTGACCGAGTTCTACGAGGAGTTGGTGAAGACCCAGCAGGTGTTGAACATGAAGCACCTGGGCTGGGAGGCGCTCAAGGGGACGGTCCAGATCGCGGCCGGCCACCTGCTGCGAGGCCAGACGAACTTCATCAAGATGCTCTGGAAGTTCAACAGCGTGTACAACCCCGAGCTCCAGCTCGCCGACCACCGGATGCCGGTCAAGTACGAGATGGCGCTTCCGCCGCCCCAGCAGGAAAAAGTGGACGCCAAGGTCATCTATATTCATCAGGCCCGCGGCCGCCAAGGCCGCGCGATCGACGACGACACCGAGCGGTTCGTGGACGACACCCGCATGGGCGCCAGCGTGTAA
- a CDS encoding lipid-binding SYLF domain-containing protein — protein sequence MRVLARWMAAWRSTVRVLAVGAALVWIVASPGVSLAADAKEIDADVDLTLKEFAEKITGSEDFLKHAKGVLVFPSIYKAGFIFGAEYGTGALRVAGKTVDYYNLAGASFGFQIGAQKTSVILMFMKDVALEKFRSSTGFELGVDAGATIVTVGAEGSLDTTKLAEPILAFVFSQRGLMGGVTLSGSKFTKLDMK from the coding sequence ATGCGCGTTCTGGCACGATGGATGGCTGCCTGGCGTTCGACGGTCAGGGTTCTTGCAGTAGGGGCGGCGCTCGTTTGGATCGTCGCGTCGCCTGGCGTATCTCTTGCCGCTGACGCCAAGGAAATTGATGCGGACGTGGACCTGACCTTGAAGGAGTTTGCGGAAAAGATTACGGGCTCGGAAGACTTCCTCAAGCATGCCAAAGGCGTCCTGGTGTTTCCCTCCATCTACAAGGCCGGCTTCATCTTCGGCGCCGAGTACGGCACGGGCGCGCTTCGAGTTGCCGGGAAGACCGTTGACTACTACAATCTCGCCGGGGCCTCGTTCGGCTTCCAGATCGGGGCGCAAAAGACCTCCGTGATCCTGATGTTCATGAAGGACGTGGCCCTGGAGAAGTTCAGGAGCAGCACGGGCTTCGAGCTGGGTGTGGATGCGGGCGCGACCATCGTGACGGTCGGGGCCGAGGGATCGCTGGACACGACGAAGCTGGCCGAGCCCATCCTCGCGTTCGTCTTCAGCCAGAGGGGACTGATGGGCGGGGTGACCCTGTCCGGCTCGAAATTCACCAAGCTGGACATGAAGTAG
- a CDS encoding symmetrical bis(5'-nucleosyl)-tetraphosphatase, producing MATYAIGDVQGCFSALRRLVELIRFDPARDRLWFVGDLVNRGTESLAVLRYVKGLEPAALTVLGNHELHLLAVAAGVLPPHRKDTFHDVLTAPDREELLAWLRRQKLAHREGGTLLIHAGLLPQWTAQRAVELAREVEPLLQSDGYADFLGYLYKVGYLTNGGPRRWADDLAGFERWGVVANALTKLRVCSADGDMHLSHKGSPESAWPGFLPWFEVPGRSSADATVVFGHWAALGLKIRDRVLSLDSGCVYGRQLTAVRLEDRRVFQVPFTGPA from the coding sequence ATGGCGACCTATGCGATCGGTGACGTGCAAGGCTGCTTTTCGGCGCTGCGCCGGCTGGTCGAACTGATCCGCTTCGACCCGGCGCGGGACCGCCTTTGGTTCGTCGGCGACCTGGTCAACCGAGGGACCGAGTCTCTGGCCGTCTTGCGCTACGTGAAGGGGCTGGAGCCGGCGGCCCTCACGGTCCTGGGGAACCACGAGCTGCACCTGCTGGCCGTCGCGGCCGGGGTGCTCCCGCCCCATCGCAAGGACACGTTCCACGACGTCCTGACCGCGCCGGACCGGGAAGAGCTGCTGGCCTGGCTGCGCCGCCAGAAGCTCGCCCATCGGGAAGGGGGCACCTTGCTCATCCACGCGGGGTTGCTTCCCCAATGGACCGCGCAACGGGCGGTCGAGCTGGCGCGGGAGGTCGAGCCGCTCCTGCAATCGGACGGGTATGCCGACTTCCTCGGGTACCTCTACAAGGTCGGGTACCTGACCAACGGCGGCCCGCGGCGATGGGCCGACGACCTGGCCGGCTTTGAGCGATGGGGCGTCGTCGCCAACGCCCTGACGAAGCTGCGGGTCTGCTCGGCGGACGGGGACATGCACCTGTCCCACAAGGGGTCGCCGGAATCCGCCTGGCCCGGCTTCCTGCCCTGGTTCGAGGTGCCGGGACGAAGCAGCGCCGACGCGACCGTCGTCTTCGGCCACTGGGCGGCGTTGGGGTTGAAGATTCGGGACCGGGTGCTCTCCCTGGACAGCGGCTGCGTCTACGGGCGGCAGTTGACGGCGGTGAGGCTGGAGGACCGTCGGGTCTTCCAGGTGCCGTTCACGGGGCCGGCTTGA
- a CDS encoding EAL domain-containing protein: protein MPDVAGKTGPLALVADDDPVNRLLAREAIELAGAAVVEAESGAQTLEAFARLRPDIVLLDVVMPDMDGFATCAELRRLPYGERVPVLIMTGLDDLESITRAYDVGATDFTVKPFIPLILSHRIRYMLRASRAMEALRESEANLAHAQRLARLGNWQLEIPTSALTVSEEGRRILGLPQTAPVTIETLAHAVHVEDQEFVTQSLQATLTDKAPLAINLRVPTPDGTERIVHMQAEVVCGAAGTPERMFGTVQDVTDRKRAEEQIHRLAYYDGLTNLPNRRLFRDRLLQALASAQRRQSTLAILLLNLDRLKRINDTLGHSVGDQVLRGVAERLMVYVRRSDSVARHAPDGAAAVSRLGGDEFTVLLTDLESVQDAAKVARRLLKSLAKPFKVEGHEVFVTASIGLSLFPADGTDAESLLKNADAAMNHAKEQGRNVYRFYSQEMNADAAQRLTLESKLRRALDRGEFELHYQPQVDLRRWNIVGVEALIRWRHPELGTIPPAKFIPLAEETGLIHAIGEWAIRTACAQHRAWLAAGFPPIRMAVNLSSLQFEEQDLCKKIAQALRDTSMDPRYLELELTEGIVMRDAGTTIAALQRLKQLGLRLAIDDFGTGYSSLSYLKRFPIDTVKIDRAFVRDLAENSDDAAIVTAIIAMAHSLKLRALAEGVETRQQLAFLQQQGCDEFQGYLVSKPVPAEDLAQLLRGFRSPDTREVSVPAGLG, encoded by the coding sequence ATGCCGGATGTCGCGGGCAAGACCGGCCCCCTGGCCCTGGTGGCGGACGACGACCCCGTCAACCGCCTGCTGGCACGCGAGGCCATCGAGCTGGCGGGGGCGGCCGTAGTCGAGGCCGAGAGCGGCGCCCAGACGCTGGAAGCGTTTGCCCGGCTGCGCCCGGACATCGTCCTGCTCGACGTGGTGATGCCCGACATGGACGGGTTTGCCACCTGCGCCGAGCTGCGGCGCCTGCCGTACGGCGAGCGCGTCCCTGTGCTCATCATGACGGGGCTCGACGACCTGGAGTCCATCACCCGTGCCTACGACGTCGGGGCCACGGACTTCACCGTGAAGCCCTTCATCCCCCTCATCCTGAGCCATCGGATCCGGTACATGTTGAGGGCCAGCCGCGCCATGGAGGCCCTGCGCGAAAGCGAGGCCAACCTGGCCCACGCCCAGCGACTCGCCCGCCTCGGAAATTGGCAGTTGGAGATCCCGACCTCCGCCTTGACGGTCTCGGAGGAGGGACGCCGCATCCTCGGCTTGCCCCAGACCGCACCCGTCACCATCGAGACGCTCGCCCACGCGGTCCACGTCGAGGACCAAGAATTCGTGACCCAGTCCCTCCAGGCGACCCTGACCGACAAAGCGCCGTTGGCCATCAACCTCCGGGTCCCGACTCCCGATGGAACGGAACGCATCGTCCACATGCAGGCGGAGGTCGTCTGCGGCGCGGCCGGGACGCCCGAGCGGATGTTCGGCACGGTCCAGGACGTCACGGACCGCAAGCGAGCGGAGGAGCAGATTCACCGGTTGGCCTACTACGACGGCCTGACCAACCTGCCCAACCGGCGCCTATTCCGCGATCGCTTGCTCCAGGCCCTGGCCTCCGCCCAACGTCGGCAGAGCACGCTGGCGATCCTGCTCCTGAACCTGGACCGACTCAAGCGTATCAACGATACCCTGGGGCATTCGGTGGGCGATCAGGTTCTGCGCGGCGTCGCCGAGCGGCTGATGGTCTACGTGAGAAGAAGCGACAGCGTCGCGCGGCACGCGCCGGACGGAGCCGCCGCCGTCTCGCGCCTGGGCGGAGACGAGTTCACGGTCCTGCTGACCGACCTCGAATCGGTCCAGGACGCGGCGAAGGTGGCAAGGCGCCTCTTGAAGTCGCTCGCCAAGCCGTTCAAGGTCGAGGGCCATGAGGTGTTCGTCACGGCCAGCATCGGGCTGAGCCTGTTTCCCGCGGACGGGACGGATGCGGAGAGCCTTCTGAAGAACGCCGACGCCGCGATGAACCACGCCAAGGAACAGGGGCGCAACGTTTACCGGTTCTATTCCCAGGAGATGAACGCGGACGCGGCGCAGCGACTGACGCTGGAGAGCAAGCTGCGGCGGGCCCTGGACCGTGGGGAGTTCGAGCTGCACTACCAGCCGCAGGTGGACCTCCGCCGCTGGAACATCGTGGGCGTCGAGGCGTTGATCCGGTGGCGTCACCCGGAGCTGGGCACCATCCCGCCCGCGAAATTCATTCCGCTGGCCGAAGAAACCGGTCTGATTCACGCGATCGGGGAATGGGCCATCCGAACGGCCTGTGCACAGCACCGAGCCTGGCTGGCGGCCGGATTTCCGCCCATCCGCATGGCGGTGAACCTGTCGAGCCTGCAGTTTGAGGAGCAGGACCTTTGCAAGAAAATCGCACAGGCCCTGCGCGACACTTCCATGGACCCGCGGTACCTGGAGCTGGAGCTGACCGAGGGGATCGTCATGCGGGACGCTGGAACCACGATTGCGGCCCTGCAGCGGTTGAAGCAATTGGGGCTGCGCCTGGCCATTGACGATTTCGGCACGGGCTATTCCTCCCTGAGCTACCTCAAGCGGTTCCCGATCGACACCGTGAAGATCGACCGCGCATTCGTCAGGGACCTCGCCGAGAACTCCGACGATGCCGCGATCGTGACCGCCATCATCGCCATGGCCCACAGCCTGAAACTCCGTGCGCTGGCCGAAGGGGTCGAGACGAGACAACAGCTTGCCTTCCTGCAACAGCAGGGGTGCGACGAGTTTCAGGGATACCTCGTCAGCAAGCCGGTCCCCGCTGAGGATCTGGCGCAGCTCCTGCGAGGCTTCCGTTCTCCCGACACCCGCGAGGTCTCCGTCCCCGCCGGTCTCGGCTGA
- a CDS encoding methylenetetrahydrofolate reductase — protein MGPRRRLKEVLDQGTFAVTIEYNPPKGTNVSTVLASAKSLVGRVHAVNVTDNTAAIMRAGSLPMCRLLYELGHDPVMQMTCRDRNRLAIQSDLLGAHLLGIRNILCLTGDYPTVGDHKDAKPVYDLDSVQVMQVVQGLNNGRDLAGNRLDGATDFTIGAAVTPEADPLGPMLAKFETKVNAGAQFFQTQAIYHPEQFASFMKTVRKFKVKVLAGILLLRSAKMAEFMNANIPGISVPEEMIAELRAAGPQHELDAGVEIAVRTIKAVRPHCDGVHVMAIKAIDRLPEILTRAELG, from the coding sequence GTGGGCCCGCGGCGCCGTCTGAAGGAAGTCCTGGACCAGGGGACGTTCGCGGTCACGATCGAATACAACCCGCCCAAGGGGACGAACGTCTCCACGGTGCTCGCAAGCGCCAAGAGCCTCGTCGGGCGGGTCCACGCCGTCAACGTCACCGACAACACGGCGGCGATCATGCGGGCCGGCTCGCTGCCCATGTGCCGGCTCCTCTACGAGCTGGGCCACGATCCGGTCATGCAGATGACCTGCCGGGACCGGAACCGGCTGGCCATCCAGTCGGACCTGCTGGGCGCGCACCTCCTGGGCATCCGCAACATCCTCTGCCTCACCGGCGACTATCCGACCGTGGGCGACCACAAGGACGCGAAGCCGGTCTACGACCTGGATTCGGTCCAGGTGATGCAGGTCGTCCAGGGACTGAACAACGGGCGGGACCTGGCGGGCAACAGGCTGGACGGGGCGACGGATTTCACGATCGGCGCGGCGGTGACGCCGGAGGCCGATCCGCTCGGGCCGATGCTCGCGAAGTTCGAGACGAAGGTGAACGCGGGGGCCCAGTTCTTCCAGACCCAGGCGATCTACCATCCGGAGCAGTTCGCTTCCTTCATGAAGACCGTCCGCAAGTTCAAGGTCAAGGTGCTGGCCGGCATCCTGCTGCTGCGCTCGGCGAAGATGGCGGAGTTCATGAACGCCAACATCCCCGGCATCTCGGTGCCGGAGGAGATGATCGCGGAGCTGCGCGCGGCCGGGCCCCAGCACGAGCTGGACGCGGGCGTGGAGATCGCCGTGCGCACGATCAAGGCGGTGCGGCCCCACTGCGACGGCGTCCACGTCATGGCGATCAAGGCGATCGACCGGCTGCCGGAGATTCTCACCAGAGCGGAACTGGGGTAG
- the panB gene encoding 3-methyl-2-oxobutanoate hydroxymethyltransferase — protein sequence MTVPEFQRAKAQRQKLVVVTCYDALWARIVEQAGLHVLLVGDSLGVVVQGRKDTLSVTMEDMLYHTRLVAGAAQRSLVIADMPFLSYQVSVEEAVRNAGRLVQAGAAAVKLEGGATVADRVQAMTGFGIPVMGHIGMTPQSVHRYGGYKVQGKEPEKAETLLAGAKALEAAGAFAIVLEAIPAGLAGQITQALAIPTIGIGAGPHCDGQVLVLYDLLGLFDDFVPKFVKPYAHLKADALQALRRYKEEVEQGKFPTDQESYR from the coding sequence ATGACCGTCCCCGAATTCCAGCGCGCCAAGGCCCAGCGGCAGAAGCTCGTCGTCGTGACCTGCTACGACGCCCTCTGGGCGCGGATTGTCGAGCAGGCGGGGCTCCACGTGTTGCTCGTGGGCGACTCGCTCGGCGTGGTCGTGCAAGGGAGGAAGGACACCCTGTCGGTCACGATGGAGGACATGCTCTACCACACCAGGCTGGTGGCCGGCGCCGCGCAGCGGTCGCTCGTGATCGCGGACATGCCCTTCCTCTCCTACCAAGTCTCGGTGGAGGAGGCGGTCCGGAACGCGGGCCGGCTCGTCCAGGCGGGAGCCGCGGCGGTCAAGCTGGAGGGCGGCGCGACAGTGGCGGACCGGGTGCAGGCCATGACCGGCTTCGGCATTCCCGTCATGGGCCACATCGGGATGACCCCGCAATCGGTTCACCGGTACGGCGGCTACAAGGTCCAGGGGAAAGAGCCGGAGAAGGCCGAGACCCTGCTCGCGGGCGCCAAGGCGCTGGAAGCGGCCGGGGCCTTCGCGATCGTGCTGGAAGCCATCCCCGCCGGCCTGGCCGGCCAGATCACGCAGGCCCTCGCGATCCCCACGATCGGCATCGGAGCCGGCCCCCACTGCGACGGACAGGTGCTGGTCCTCTACGATCTCCTCGGCCTCTTCGACGACTTCGTTCCCAAGTTCGTGAAGCCCTACGCCCACCTCAAAGCCGACGCCTTGCAGGCCTTGCGCCGGTACAAGGAAGAAGTCGAGCAGGGGAAGTTTCCCACCGACCAGGAAAGCTACCGATAG
- the folD gene encoding bifunctional methylenetetrahydrofolate dehydrogenase/methenyltetrahydrofolate cyclohydrolase FolD — protein sequence MPARLIDGKALAQTIRERIAKDVADLVARTGVRPGLAAILVGDDPASKLYVKNKQKACDAAGIYVDEHKLPASTTQAELLALVEKMNSDPKIHGILVQLPLPKQIDSKVILDAVSPAKDADGFHPYNVGRLVEGNPLFTPCTPKGVVKMIESTGVSIEGKRAVVVGRSNIVGKPAALLLLHRHATVTICHSKTKDLPGVCREADILVVAIGKARFVTADMVRDGALVIDVGVNRLEDGTFVGDVDFGPVSQKAGWISPVPGGVGPMTIAMLLDNTLESAKRAAGVA from the coding sequence GTGCCGGCACGGCTGATAGACGGGAAGGCCTTGGCGCAGACGATCCGGGAGCGGATCGCCAAGGACGTGGCGGACCTGGTCGCGCGGACCGGCGTCAGGCCGGGGCTCGCGGCCATCCTGGTGGGAGACGATCCGGCCTCCAAGCTCTACGTGAAGAACAAGCAGAAGGCCTGCGACGCAGCCGGCATCTACGTGGACGAGCACAAGCTGCCGGCCTCCACGACCCAGGCCGAGCTGCTGGCCCTGGTCGAGAAGATGAACTCGGACCCGAAGATCCACGGCATTCTGGTCCAGCTCCCGCTCCCCAAGCAGATCGACAGCAAGGTCATCCTGGACGCGGTGTCTCCGGCCAAGGATGCGGACGGCTTCCATCCCTACAACGTCGGCCGGCTGGTCGAGGGCAATCCCCTGTTCACGCCCTGCACGCCCAAGGGCGTGGTCAAGATGATCGAATCCACCGGCGTCTCGATCGAGGGCAAGCGGGCGGTGGTGGTGGGGCGGAGCAACATCGTGGGCAAGCCGGCGGCGCTGCTGCTCCTGCACCGGCACGCCACGGTCACGATCTGCCATTCCAAGACGAAGGACCTTCCCGGGGTCTGCCGGGAGGCGGACATCCTGGTCGTGGCGATCGGCAAGGCCAGGTTCGTCACCGCCGACATGGTGCGGGACGGGGCGCTGGTCATTGACGTGGGCGTGAACCGGCTGGAGGACGGGACCTTCGTGGGCGACGTGGATTTCGGCCCGGTCAGCCAGAAGGCCGGCTGGATCTCGCCGGTGCCGGGCGGCGTAGGGCCGATGACGATCGCGATGCTGCTCGACAATACGCTGGAGTCGGCCAAGCGGGCGGCCGGCGTTGCGTGA